A genomic window from Mycobacteriales bacterium includes:
- a CDS encoding MmcQ/YjbR family DNA-binding protein, with the protein MATWEDVRRIALALPETSEQGSWGSPSWRVKDKGFVWERPLRRADLDALGDDAPDGPILGVRVADVGVKEALVADDPAVFFTTPHFDGYPAVLVRLERIAVDELDELIVDAWLLRAPKRLAKEYRDTTG; encoded by the coding sequence GTGGCCACCTGGGAGGACGTCCGTCGGATCGCGCTGGCGTTGCCGGAGACGAGCGAGCAGGGCTCGTGGGGCAGTCCGAGCTGGCGGGTGAAGGACAAGGGGTTCGTGTGGGAACGGCCGCTGCGACGAGCTGATCTCGACGCCCTCGGCGACGATGCCCCGGACGGGCCGATCCTCGGCGTACGCGTGGCCGACGTCGGCGTCAAGGAGGCGCTGGTCGCCGACGACCCCGCCGTCTTCTTCACGACACCGCACTTCGACGGCTATCCAGCGGTGCTGGTGCGCCTCGAGCGGATCGCCGTCGACGAGCTCGACGAGCTGATCGTCGACGCGTGGCTCCTGCGGGCACCGAAACGGCTGGCCAAGGAGTACCGCGACACCACCGGCTGA